The Streptomyces pactum genome contains a region encoding:
- the mqnP gene encoding menaquinone biosynthesis prenyltransferase MqnP → MTSASAALPQQPGRTKAFLRLVMIEHSVFALPFAYIAALTAMYEWDANIHWGRLLLVTVAMVGLRTFAMAVNRIIDREIDARNPRTAHRELVTGAMSVKHAWTGALVALVVFLGAAALLNPLCLALAPVAVIPMVVYPYGKRFTNFPQAILGLAQAMGPIGGWLAISGEWSWDAVILGLAVGVWIGGFDLIYACQDVETDREVGVKSVPARFGVPAAIWGARACHTVTTALFAWYAVATGAGAFFWLGLLIVAAAFGYEHTIVRPHDLSRLNRAFFSVNGFIGICLFVCALIDLLVRGLTV, encoded by the coding sequence GTGACGTCTGCTTCCGCCGCGCTGCCGCAGCAGCCGGGGCGCACCAAGGCGTTCCTGCGCCTGGTGATGATCGAGCACTCGGTCTTCGCGCTGCCCTTCGCCTACATCGCCGCCCTCACCGCGATGTACGAGTGGGACGCGAACATCCACTGGGGCCGGCTGCTCCTGGTCACCGTCGCCATGGTCGGCCTGCGCACCTTCGCCATGGCGGTCAACCGGATCATCGACCGCGAGATCGACGCCCGCAACCCGCGCACCGCCCACCGCGAACTGGTCACCGGCGCCATGTCGGTCAAGCACGCCTGGACCGGCGCGCTGGTCGCCCTCGTCGTCTTCCTGGGCGCGGCGGCCCTGCTCAACCCGCTCTGCCTCGCCCTCGCCCCCGTCGCGGTGATCCCGATGGTGGTCTACCCGTACGGCAAGCGGTTCACGAACTTCCCGCAGGCCATCCTCGGCCTCGCCCAGGCGATGGGCCCGATCGGCGGCTGGCTGGCGATCAGCGGCGAGTGGTCCTGGGATGCCGTGATCCTCGGCCTCGCGGTCGGCGTCTGGATCGGCGGCTTCGACCTGATCTACGCCTGCCAGGACGTCGAGACCGACCGCGAGGTGGGCGTCAAGTCGGTCCCGGCCCGCTTCGGCGTCCCGGCGGCCATCTGGGGCGCCCGCGCCTGCCACACGGTCACCACGGCGCTGTTCGCCTGGTACGCCGTCGCCACCGGCGCGGGAGCCTTCTTCTGGCTCGGCCTGCTGATCGTCGCGGCCGCGTTCGGCTACGAGCACACCATCGTGCGCCCGCACGACCTGTCCCGCCTGAACAGGGCGTTCTTCTCGGTCAACGGCTTCATCGGTATCTGCCTCTTCGTTTGCGCGCTGATCGATCTGCTGGTGCGTGGGCTCACGGTGTAG
- a CDS encoding menaquinone biosynthesis decarboxylase: MAYDDLRSLLRALEREGDLKRIKAEVDPYLEVGEIVDRVNKTGGPALLFENVKGSDMPLAMNVFGTDRRLLKALGLKSYSDISDKIGGLLRPELPQGFVGMREAFGKLGAMTHVPPKKVKGDSAPVQEVVLHGDDVDLDRLPALFTWPDDGGSFFNLGLTHTKDPETGIRNLGLYRLQRHDKRTIGMHWQIHKDSRNHYQVAARRGERLPVAIAFGCPPAVTYASTAPLPGDIDEYLFAGFLQGKRVEMVDCKTVPLQVPAHAEVVIEGWLEPGEMLPEGPFGDHTGFYTPQEPFPALKIDCVTMRKRPLLQSIVVGRPPTEDGPLGRATERFFLPLLKIIVPDIVDYHLPEAGGFHNCAIVSIDKKYPKHAQKVMHAIWGAHMMSLTKLIVVVDSDCDVHDLHEVAWRALGNTDYARDLTVVEGPVDHLDHASYQQFWGGKAGIDATRKLPEEGYTRDGGWPDMVLSDPETAAKVDRRWKEYGL, translated from the coding sequence ATGGCTTACGACGATCTTCGCTCGCTGCTCAGGGCACTGGAGCGCGAGGGCGACCTCAAGCGCATCAAGGCCGAGGTGGACCCGTACCTGGAGGTCGGGGAGATCGTCGACCGGGTGAACAAGACCGGGGGCCCCGCCCTGCTCTTCGAGAACGTGAAGGGCTCCGACATGCCCCTCGCGATGAACGTCTTCGGCACCGACCGGCGCCTGCTCAAGGCCCTCGGCCTGAAGTCGTACTCCGACATCTCCGACAAGATCGGCGGGCTGCTCCGCCCCGAGCTGCCCCAGGGCTTCGTCGGCATGCGCGAGGCCTTCGGCAAGCTCGGCGCGATGACGCACGTGCCGCCGAAGAAGGTGAAGGGCGACAGCGCCCCCGTCCAGGAGGTCGTCCTGCACGGGGACGACGTGGACCTCGACCGGCTCCCCGCGCTTTTCACCTGGCCGGACGACGGCGGCTCCTTCTTCAACCTGGGCCTCACCCACACCAAGGACCCGGAGACGGGCATCCGGAACCTCGGGCTGTACCGGCTCCAGCGCCACGACAAGCGCACCATCGGCATGCACTGGCAGATCCACAAGGACAGCCGCAACCACTACCAGGTCGCCGCCCGGCGCGGCGAGCGACTGCCCGTCGCGATCGCCTTCGGCTGCCCGCCCGCCGTGACCTACGCCTCCACCGCCCCCCTCCCCGGCGACATCGACGAGTACCTCTTCGCCGGGTTCCTCCAGGGCAAGCGGGTCGAGATGGTCGACTGCAAGACGGTCCCGCTCCAGGTCCCGGCGCACGCCGAGGTCGTCATCGAGGGCTGGCTGGAGCCCGGCGAGATGCTCCCCGAGGGCCCTTTCGGCGACCACACCGGCTTCTACACGCCGCAGGAGCCGTTCCCCGCCCTGAAGATCGACTGCGTGACGATGCGCAAGCGCCCGCTCCTCCAGTCGATCGTCGTGGGCCGCCCGCCGACCGAGGACGGCCCGCTGGGCCGGGCCACGGAGCGCTTCTTCCTCCCGCTCCTCAAGATCATCGTCCCGGACATCGTGGACTACCACCTCCCCGAGGCCGGCGGCTTCCACAACTGCGCGATCGTCTCGATCGACAAGAAGTACCCCAAGCACGCCCAGAAGGTGATGCACGCCATCTGGGGCGCCCACATGATGTCCCTGACCAAGCTGATCGTGGTCGTCGACTCCGACTGCGACGTCCACGACCTGCACGAGGTCGCCTGGCGGGCCCTCGGCAACACCGACTACGCCCGCGACCTCACCGTCGTCGAAGGCCCGGTCGACCATCTCGACCACGCGTCCTACCAGCAGTTCTGGGGCGGCAAGGCGGGCATCGACGCCACGAGGAAGCTGCCCGAGGAGGGGTACACGCGGGACGGGGGCTGGCCGGACATGGTGCTGTCCGACCCCGAGACGGCGGCGAAGGTCGACCGCCGCTGGAAGGAGTACGGACTGTGA
- a CDS encoding Lrp/AsnC family transcriptional regulator: MDAVDRQLIQALRENGRASYAELGRLVGLSGPSVTDRINRLEAAGVITGYRATVDAASLGLGVTALIGVSLSDAADHEDVAQRLRDLREIEDCWFIAGDDSYMLKVRATDVDGLESIIRRLSGTKGVSRTRTTIVLSTKWENRVGELPEEVQ, encoded by the coding sequence ATGGACGCGGTGGACAGGCAGCTCATCCAGGCCCTGAGGGAGAACGGCCGGGCCTCCTACGCGGAGCTGGGGCGCCTCGTCGGACTCTCGGGACCCAGCGTCACCGACCGCATCAACCGGCTGGAGGCGGCCGGCGTCATCACCGGTTACCGGGCCACCGTGGACGCCGCCTCGCTCGGCCTCGGCGTCACCGCCCTGATCGGCGTCTCGCTCTCCGACGCCGCCGACCACGAGGACGTGGCGCAGCGCCTGCGGGACCTGCGGGAGATCGAGGACTGCTGGTTCATCGCCGGCGACGACTCCTACATGCTCAAGGTGCGCGCCACCGACGTGGACGGCCTGGAGAGCATCATCCGCCGGCTGTCGGGCACGAAGGGCGTGTCCAGGACCCGGACCACCATCGTGCTCTCCACCAAGTGGGAGAACCGGGTGGGCGAGCTGCCCGAAGAGGTCCAGTAG
- a CDS encoding UdgX family uracil-DNA binding protein (This protein belongs to the uracil DNA glycosylase superfamily, members of which act in excision repair of DNA. However, it belongs more specifically to UdgX branch, whose founding member was found to bind uracil in DNA (where it does not belong), without cleaving it, appears to promote DNA repair by a pathway involving RecA, rather than base excision.), with protein sequence MADTSAPEDAYTAQPFVPARGGLTALRRAAAGCHGCPLHRDATRTVFGAGKAHARVMLVGEQPGDQEDRQGKPFVGPAGGLLDRALADAGLDPADAYVTNAVKHFKFTRSEPRKRRIHKAPTLRETTACGPWLAAELDRVEPELIVVLGATVGKALLGSSFRVTRVRGTVLEEEVHGRPQRLVPTVHPSAVLRADDREGAYRGLVADLKVAAQALG encoded by the coding sequence ATGGCCGACACGTCAGCCCCTGAGGACGCCTACACCGCACAGCCCTTCGTCCCCGCCCGCGGCGGTCTCACCGCCCTGCGCCGCGCGGCGGCCGGCTGCCACGGCTGTCCCCTGCACAGGGACGCCACCCGGACGGTGTTCGGCGCCGGCAAGGCGCACGCCCGCGTCATGCTCGTCGGCGAGCAGCCCGGCGACCAGGAGGACCGGCAGGGCAAGCCCTTCGTCGGCCCCGCCGGGGGCCTGCTCGACCGGGCGCTGGCGGACGCCGGCCTCGACCCGGCTGACGCCTACGTGACGAACGCCGTCAAGCACTTCAAGTTCACCCGGTCCGAGCCCCGCAAACGCCGTATCCACAAGGCGCCCACCCTGCGCGAGACGACCGCCTGCGGCCCCTGGCTCGCCGCCGAGCTGGACCGCGTGGAGCCCGAACTGATCGTGGTGCTGGGGGCCACGGTCGGCAAGGCGCTGCTCGGCTCGTCGTTCCGGGTCACGCGGGTGCGCGGCACGGTGCTGGAGGAGGAGGTCCACGGGCGCCCTCAGCGGCTGGTGCCGACGGTGCACCCGTCGGCGGTGCTGCGGGCCGACGACCGGGAGGGGGCGTACCGGGGGCTGGTCGCGGATCTGAAGGTGGCCGCACAGGCGCTCGGGTAA
- a CDS encoding UbiX family flavin prenyltransferase → MNPGESQRAPWIVGVSGASGTPYAAAVLRALLAAGESVDLVVSRASRLTLLDETGISFRDAHWRTDLHAWLSRGADGKPGTFDVDLAGDRVRHWSAGDLAAGPSSGSYPAKGMLIVPASTASVAGVALGLSKDLLQRSASVTLKEGRRLVVAVRETPLDGRTLRHLVTLDDAGATVVPASPAFYAGATHIQDLVDFVAGRVLDAAGVEHDLYRRWRGDLGGARPTT, encoded by the coding sequence GTGAACCCAGGAGAATCGCAGCGCGCGCCTTGGATCGTGGGGGTGTCGGGGGCATCCGGTACGCCGTACGCGGCGGCGGTGCTGCGGGCGCTGCTCGCCGCGGGCGAGAGCGTCGACCTGGTGGTCAGCCGGGCCTCGCGGCTCACCCTGCTCGACGAGACCGGCATCTCCTTCCGGGACGCCCACTGGCGGACCGACCTGCACGCATGGCTGTCCCGGGGCGCCGACGGCAAACCCGGCACCTTCGACGTGGACCTGGCCGGCGACCGGGTACGGCACTGGAGCGCGGGCGACCTTGCGGCCGGGCCGTCCTCGGGGTCGTATCCGGCCAAGGGCATGCTGATCGTGCCCGCGTCGACGGCCTCCGTCGCGGGCGTCGCGCTCGGGCTCTCGAAGGACCTGCTGCAGCGGTCGGCGAGTGTGACCCTGAAGGAGGGGCGCCGGCTGGTCGTGGCCGTCCGGGAGACCCCGCTGGACGGCCGGACGCTGCGGCACCTGGTGACACTGGACGACGCGGGCGCGACGGTCGTGCCCGCCTCGCCCGCCTTCTACGCGGGGGCGACGCACATCCAGGACCTGGTGGACTTCGTCGCCGGGCGCGTCCTCGACGCGGCGGGTGTCGAGCACGACCTCTACCGCCGCTGGCGCGGCGACCTCGGCGGGGCCCGCCCCACCACCTGA
- the mqnE gene encoding aminofutalosine synthase MqnE — protein MDAGLKRELEQKVRSGERLTREDGIALYESDDLAWLGGLAHEVRTRKNGDVVHFNVNRHLNMTNVCTASCAYCSFQRKPGEKDAYTMRIEEAVKLAKAMEGENLTELHIVNGLHPNLPWRYYPRSLRELKAALPDVSLKAFTATEIHHFETISGMSASEILDELIDAGLESLTGGGAEIFDWEVRQHIVDHRTHWEDWSRIHRLAHEKGLKTPCTMLYGHIEEPRHRVDHVLRLRELQDETNGFQVFIPLRYQHDFVDMKDGKVRNRLQARTQMATGAEALKTFAVSRLLFDNVPHVKVFWVMHGVQTAQLALQHGADDMDGSVVEYKITHDADDFGTPNKLTREDLLDLIRDAGFRPVERNTRYEVLREYEGPDPARRESPQPMRV, from the coding sequence ATGGACGCCGGGCTCAAGCGGGAGCTGGAGCAGAAGGTCCGCTCCGGGGAGCGGCTGACCCGCGAGGACGGCATCGCGCTGTACGAGTCGGACGACCTGGCCTGGCTCGGCGGCCTCGCGCACGAGGTGCGGACGCGCAAGAACGGCGACGTCGTCCACTTCAACGTCAACCGCCACCTCAACATGACCAACGTGTGCACCGCCTCCTGCGCGTACTGCTCCTTCCAGCGCAAGCCGGGGGAGAAGGACGCGTACACGATGCGCATCGAGGAGGCGGTGAAGCTCGCCAAGGCGATGGAGGGCGAGAACCTCACCGAGCTGCACATCGTCAACGGCCTGCACCCGAACCTGCCGTGGCGCTACTACCCGCGCTCGCTCAGGGAGTTGAAGGCCGCGCTGCCGGACGTCTCGCTGAAGGCGTTCACGGCCACCGAGATCCACCACTTCGAGACCATCTCCGGGATGTCCGCCTCCGAGATCCTCGACGAGCTGATCGACGCGGGTCTGGAGTCACTGACCGGCGGTGGCGCGGAGATCTTCGACTGGGAGGTGCGGCAGCACATCGTCGACCACCGCACCCACTGGGAGGACTGGTCGCGCATCCACCGCCTGGCGCACGAGAAGGGGCTCAAGACGCCGTGCACCATGCTGTACGGCCACATCGAGGAGCCCCGCCACCGCGTGGACCACGTACTGCGCCTGCGTGAGCTCCAGGACGAGACGAACGGCTTCCAGGTCTTCATCCCGCTGCGCTACCAGCACGACTTCGTGGACATGAAGGACGGCAAGGTACGCAACCGCCTCCAGGCCCGGACGCAGATGGCGACCGGCGCGGAGGCCCTGAAGACCTTCGCGGTGTCCCGGCTGCTCTTCGACAACGTCCCCCACGTGAAGGTCTTCTGGGTCATGCACGGCGTGCAGACCGCCCAGCTCGCCCTCCAGCACGGCGCCGACGACATGGACGGCTCGGTCGTCGAGTACAAGATCACGCACGACGCGGACGATTTCGGTACGCCGAACAAGCTCACCCGCGAGGACCTGCTGGACCTCATCCGCGACGCCGGGTTCCGGCCGGTCGAGCGCAACACGCGGTACGAAGTCCTCCGGGAGTACGAGGGGCCCGACCCCGCGCGTCGGGAGTCGCCGCAGCCGATGCGGGTCTGA
- a CDS encoding GNAT family N-acetyltransferase translates to MSLTFTFDPAVTPDLRDGVLDLWTDVSNAGGSVGFVPPVTREDIRPELVKHMVGMAEGRTRLLVGRDETGRVAATAFLALNSHRLMTHWLWLYTVMVHPRHQGRGYGRDLMAAAADAARTVDGIEAIRLTCRGGLGLERFYASCGYKEVGRVPGAIRVAPGDDRDDVFMLLSLT, encoded by the coding sequence GTGTCCCTTACTTTCACCTTCGATCCGGCCGTCACCCCCGACCTCCGCGACGGCGTGCTCGACCTGTGGACCGACGTCTCCAACGCCGGCGGCTCCGTGGGCTTCGTGCCGCCGGTGACGCGGGAGGACATCCGCCCCGAACTGGTCAAGCACATGGTGGGCATGGCCGAGGGCCGCACCCGCCTGCTCGTCGGCCGCGACGAGACGGGCCGGGTGGCCGCCACCGCGTTCCTCGCCCTCAACTCGCACCGCCTGATGACCCACTGGCTGTGGCTCTACACGGTGATGGTCCACCCGCGCCACCAGGGCCGGGGCTACGGCCGGGACCTGATGGCCGCCGCCGCGGACGCGGCCCGCACCGTCGACGGCATCGAGGCGATCCGGCTCACCTGCCGCGGCGGCCTGGGTCTGGAGCGGTTCTACGCGTCCTGCGGCTACAAGGAGGTCGGCCGGGTGCCCGGCGCGATCCGCGTGGCGCCGGGCGACGACCGGGACGACGTCTTCATGCTGCTGTCGCTGACCTGA